A single genomic interval of Psychroserpens sp. NJDZ02 harbors:
- the ribD gene encoding bifunctional diaminohydroxyphosphoribosylaminopyrimidine deaminase/5-amino-6-(5-phosphoribosylamino)uracil reductase RibD has protein sequence MTDQFYIQRALQIAKSGLGYTRPNPMVGSVIVVDNTIIGEGFTSQYGGNHAEVNAINSVADQSLLKKATIYVTLEPCSHYGKTPPCSDLIIHHQIPNIVIGCVDDNPEVAGKGIKRLMEAGRNVRVGVLETECKAHHKRFFTFHNKKRPYIILKWAESIDGFIAPKTKDEQKPVWITNSYSRQLVHKWRAEEQAILVGTTTVIKDNPTLNVRDWTGQNPTRIVLDRNGLLSNQYAIFNTDAETITFKDHSAKAICDHLYKENINSIIIEGGSKTLQLFIDANLWDEARVFKGQVRFHDGIAAPKLKGEQFSIKTIENDSVITYRNH, from the coding sequence TTGACTGATCAATTTTACATACAACGCGCCTTACAAATTGCAAAAAGCGGTTTAGGTTACACACGACCAAATCCTATGGTTGGTAGTGTAATTGTTGTTGATAATACTATTATTGGCGAAGGTTTTACTAGCCAATATGGCGGGAATCATGCCGAAGTAAATGCTATAAATAGTGTTGCCGATCAATCCCTTTTAAAAAAAGCGACCATTTATGTTACTTTAGAACCTTGCAGTCATTACGGAAAAACACCACCTTGTAGCGACTTAATAATCCACCATCAAATCCCCAATATAGTTATAGGTTGTGTGGATGATAATCCTGAGGTTGCTGGTAAAGGTATTAAAAGACTGATGGAAGCGGGACGTAATGTTAGAGTTGGTGTCTTGGAAACCGAATGCAAAGCACATCACAAGCGCTTTTTTACATTTCATAACAAAAAACGACCGTATATTATTCTCAAATGGGCAGAATCTATTGACGGTTTTATTGCTCCAAAAACTAAAGACGAGCAAAAACCCGTTTGGATTACTAATAGCTACTCTAGACAACTAGTCCATAAATGGCGCGCTGAAGAACAAGCCATTTTAGTCGGCACCACTACCGTTATTAAAGATAATCCTACCTTAAATGTTAGAGATTGGACCGGACAAAATCCTACACGTATCGTTTTAGATCGCAATGGGTTATTATCTAACCAATATGCGATATTTAATACTGACGCCGAAACTATTACGTTTAAAGACCACTCAGCTAAAGCCATTTGCGATCACCTTTATAAAGAAAACATAAACTCTATAATTATTGAAGGCGGTTCTAAAACGCTACAATTATTTATTGATGCCAACCTTTGGGATGAAGCTAGAGTTTTTAAAGGTCAAGTCCGTTTTCACGACGGAATAGCCGCTCCAAAACTTAAAGGCGAACAATTTTCTATAAAAACGATTGAAAATGATTCGGTTATAACCTACCGTAATCACTAG
- a CDS encoding GNAT family N-acetyltransferase, whose protein sequence is MSNTTIEIREIQPEDNPQIEAVIREVFIEYGLPLVGTAYADQETPQMFESYIGQKEVYYVVVMDGIVEGGGGLKPLHGMEDEVFEIQKMYFSNRLRGKGFGKQLFETCLAKGKSLGFSRAYLETIPVLKEAIHIYESNGFKHLKGPLGSTGHFNCGIWMEKKL, encoded by the coding sequence GTGAGTAATACTACGATTGAAATAAGAGAAATCCAACCAGAAGATAATCCACAAATAGAAGCTGTTATTCGTGAGGTTTTTATAGAATACGGTTTACCTTTAGTAGGTACGGCGTATGCCGATCAAGAAACACCACAAATGTTTGAATCTTATATAGGGCAAAAGGAAGTGTATTACGTTGTAGTCATGGATGGCATCGTTGAAGGTGGTGGAGGATTAAAACCATTACATGGCATGGAAGACGAGGTTTTTGAGATACAGAAAATGTATTTTTCTAATCGCTTACGCGGAAAAGGCTTTGGAAAGCAACTATTTGAAACGTGTTTAGCAAAAGGGAAGTCACTAGGTTTTAGCCGGGCTTATTTAGAAACTATTCCAGTATTAAAAGAAGCGATTCATATTTACGAAAGTAATGGTTTTAAACATTTAAAGGGCCCTTTAGGTAGTACAGGTCATTTTAATTGTGGTATTTGGATGGAGAAAAAACTATAA
- a CDS encoding LEA type 2 family protein — MKKTLILLTILTCFFNCKVTEKPQFIKVENIKVLESTSRFITVTADAFFLNPNSIGGQLKTDGIKVIVNNNELAAVTSESFKVPARKEFSIPLQAKIPTDSLLSNKNLSSLLGSFLSKKMTVQYLGEIKYKVLGFSHTYQVDRTEDVKIKL, encoded by the coding sequence ATGAAGAAAACACTAATCTTATTAACAATATTAACTTGCTTTTTTAACTGTAAGGTCACAGAAAAACCACAGTTTATTAAAGTCGAAAATATTAAAGTATTAGAATCTACCTCTAGATTTATTACAGTTACAGCAGATGCTTTTTTTTTAAACCCTAATAGTATTGGTGGGCAATTAAAAACAGATGGGATTAAAGTGATTGTTAATAATAACGAATTAGCAGCCGTAACAAGCGAAAGTTTTAAAGTTCCGGCTAGAAAAGAATTTAGCATTCCATTACAGGCTAAAATACCGACGGATAGTTTATTAAGTAATAAAAATTTAAGTAGTTTATTAGGCAGTTTTTTAAGCAAAAAGATGACTGTCCAATATCTTGGCGAAATCAAGTATAAGGTTTTAGGATTTTCTCACACGTATCAAGTAGACCGTACCGAAGACGTTAAAATCAAATTATAA